One part of the Sorangiineae bacterium MSr11954 genome encodes these proteins:
- a CDS encoding anti-sigma factor — MNDRRPISEDDLHAYVDATLESVRRIEVEAYLELHPEVAHRVDGYVRQRQALREAFAPIAEEPVPSALDLPRLIEARRRAIVPPWRFAAAAVLLLAIGGAGGWFLRGRTAAVAGAGVASLAQEAADSYEVYGPDRVRPVEIHASDTAQLVAWISQRLQHPIAVPDLAPAGYRFMGGRLVATSHGPAGLFMYDDDRGTRLIMLVRPMAIEKNMPMSNHRRGSLSGIAWSKQGIGYSLVSPASDEVLHPLADEIRRQVGDEA; from the coding sequence GTGAACGACAGGCGCCCTATCTCGGAAGACGACTTGCACGCCTATGTCGACGCCACCCTCGAGTCCGTGCGGCGTATCGAGGTGGAGGCGTACCTCGAGCTCCACCCGGAGGTCGCGCATCGGGTGGACGGCTACGTGCGCCAGCGCCAGGCGCTGCGCGAGGCGTTCGCGCCCATCGCCGAGGAGCCCGTGCCGTCGGCGCTCGATCTGCCCCGGCTCATCGAGGCGCGCCGGCGCGCGATCGTGCCGCCATGGCGCTTCGCGGCGGCCGCCGTGCTCCTCCTGGCGATCGGCGGGGCGGGCGGTTGGTTCTTGCGCGGCAGGACGGCGGCCGTTGCGGGCGCCGGCGTCGCGTCGCTCGCGCAAGAAGCGGCCGACAGCTACGAGGTCTACGGCCCCGATCGGGTTCGCCCGGTCGAGATCCATGCGAGCGACACCGCGCAGCTCGTCGCGTGGATCTCGCAGCGCTTGCAGCACCCCATCGCCGTGCCGGACCTCGCACCGGCGGGCTACCGCTTCATGGGCGGCCGCCTCGTGGCCACCTCGCACGGGCCCGCGGGCCTCTTCATGTACGACGACGATCGCGGCACGCGTTTGATCATGCTGGTGCGTCCGATGGCCATCGAAAAGAACATGCCCATGTCCAACCACAGGCGCGGGAGCCTCTCGGGCATCGCTTGGTCGAAGCAAGGCATCGGTTACAGCCTGGTGAGCCCGGCCTCCGACGAGGTGCTGCACCCGCTCGCCGACGAAATCCGCCGCCAGGTCGGCGACGAAGCGTAA